The following coding sequences lie in one Melopsittacus undulatus isolate bMelUnd1 chromosome 9, bMelUnd1.mat.Z, whole genome shotgun sequence genomic window:
- the LOC101876697 gene encoding acylamino-acid-releasing enzyme-like, whose protein sequence is MDLPVPLMAEEVVELYRELSGHPRLSTASLGPDVTTQYGGKYCSLNTVWLQRDLARDENIRFCRQYLIFHDGASIVYSGPTGTCSEIKGELLSQESPSGALKAVLRKVSNKEKKEKQFLEVWDQNRKVKSIDLTTLDKHGSVYDDDEFGCLAWSHSETHLLYVAEKKRPKAESFFQGKELHVSDEDMEQPKKGDEPLKGEQFVYHEDWGETLSTRSVPVLCVLDIEGSSISVLEGIPDHLSPGQAFWCPGDTGVVFVGWWHEPFRLGLRHCTNRRSALFYVDLTGGSCELLSEDTKAVWSPRLSPDHCRIVYLENDAMGPHQQCSRLRMYDWYTEETSTVLEVVPRQVWGAFPGIYNALPGLCWAADSRRIVLDTAQRSQQDVFVVDTVTSATTSLTADAPQGCWSVLTIDRNILVASFSTPSCPPALKVAMLPEAGQEAQVQWICLQDVSPVPSISWGIRTLQPPPEQENPQYAGLDFDAILLRPSEGPAALKPPLVVMPHGGPHSVFTAGWMLYPAALCRMGFAVLLVNYRGSLGFGQDSVASLPGNVGTQDVCDVQFCVERVLQEESLDASRVALVGGSHGGFLACHLLGQFPDTYHACVVRNPVVNIASMVGTTDIPDWCLTETGLPYVPDALPDPAQWTEMLHKSPMRYVNQVRAPVLLLLGEDDRRVPPKQGLEYYRALKSRGVPTRLLWYPGNSHALAGIEAEADGFMNIALWLSKHLRC, encoded by the exons ATGGACTTACCG GTCCCCCTGATGGCAGAGGAGGTGGTGGAGCTGTACCGGGAGCTGAGCGGGCACCCGAGGCTCAGCACCGCCAGCCTCGGCCCGGATGTCACCACCCAGTATGGGGGCAAGTACTGCAGCCTCAATACCG TGTGGTTGCAGCGGGACCTGGCGCGGGATGAGAACATCAGGTTCTGCCGCCAGTACCTCATCTTCCACGACGGGGCCTCCATCGTCTACTCGGGACCCACCGGCACCTGCTCCGAGATCAAGGGAGA GCTGCTAAGCCAGGAGTCCCCCAGCGGGGCCCTGAAGGCTGTTCTGCGCAAGGTGTCCAAcaaggagaagaaggagaagcAGTTCCTGGAG GTCTGGGATCAGAACCGCAAGGTGAAGAGCATCGACCTGACAACACTGGACAAGCATGGCAGCGTCTATGATGATG ATGAGTTTGGCTGCCTGGCCTGGTCACACTCGGAGACCCACCTGCTCTACGTGGCGGAGAAGAAGCGTCCCAAGGCTGAGTCCTTCTTCCAGGGAAAAGAGCTGCATGTCTCAGATGAGGACATGGAGCAGCCAAAGAAGGGGGATGAACCCCTCAAG GGTGAGCAGTTCGTGTACCACGAGGACTGGGGGGAAACACTGAGCACCCGCAGCGTGCCCGTCCTCTGCGTCCTGGACATTGAGGGCAGCAGCATCTCGGTGCTGGAGGGTATCCCAGATCACCTCTCCCCTGGCCAG GCTTTTTGGTGCCCAGGTGATACCGGCGTGGTGTTCGTGGGCTGGTGGCACGAGCCCTTCCGCCTGGGGCTGCGGCACTGCACCAACCGCCG GTCAGCGCTGTTCTACGTGGACCTGACGGGCGGGAGTTGCG agctgctctctgaGGACACCAAGGCTGTGTGGTCCCCACGGCTCAGCCCTGACCACTGCCGCATAGTCTACCTGGAAAATGATGCCATGGGCCCCCACCAGCAGTGCAGCCGGCTCCGCATG TACGACTGGTACACCGAAGAGACCAGCACAGTGCTGGAGGTGGTGCCGCGGCAAGTGTGGG GTGCTTTCCCGGGTATCTACAATGCgctgccagggctgtgctgggcagccGACAGCCGCAGGATCGTGCTGGATACGGCCCAGCGCAGTCAGCAG GACGTGTTCGTGGTGGACACGGTGACGAGCGCCACAACCTCACTGACTGCTG ATGCCCCCCAGGGATGCTGGTCTGTCCTCACCATTGACCGGAACATCTTGGTGGCCAGTTTCTCCACCCCTAGCTGCCCCCCAGCACTG AAAGTGGCCATGCTGCCTGAGGCTGGCCAGGAGGCACAGGTACAGTGGATCTGCCTGCAGGATGTATCCCCTGTGCCCAGTATCAGCTGGGGCATCCGCACCTTGCAGCCCCCACCAGAGCAGGAGAACCCCCAGTATG CGGGCCTGGACTTCGATGCCATCTTGCTGCGCCCAAGCGAGGGCCCTGCTGCTCTGAAACCACCCCTGGTTGTGATGCCCCATG GGGGTCCCCACTCCGTCTTCACGGCTGGGTGGATGCTGTacccagcagcactgtgccGCATGGGCTTTGCTGTGCTACTGG TGAATTACCGCGGTTCACTGGGCTTTGGCCAGGACAGTGTGGCCTCGCTGCCAGGCAACGTGGGCACACAGGACGTATGTGATGTGCAG TTCTGTGTGGAGcgggtgctgcaggaggagtCCCTGGACGCCAGCCGGGTGGCACTGGTGGGTGGCTCACATGGAGGCTTCCTGGCGTGCCACCTCCTTGGCCAGTTCCCCGATACCTACCATGCCTGTGTGGTCCGCAACCCTGTGGTGAACATTGCCTCCATGGTGGGCACCACTGACATCCCTGACTG GTGCCTGACGGAGACGGGGCTGCCCTATGTACCCGATGCACTCCCAGACCCAGCCCAGTGGACAGAGATGCTGCACAAGTCCCCCATGCGCTATGTGAACCAG GTCCGTGCCcccgtgctgctgctgcttggggagGATGACCGGCGTGTGCCCCCCAAGCAGGGGCTGGAGTATTACCGTGCCCTCAAGTCCCGGGGTGTCCCCACACG GCTGCTCTGGTACCCAGGGAACAGCCACGCATTGGCAGGCATTGAGGCCGAAGCTGATGGCTTCATGAACATAGCGCTGTGGCTGTCCAAACACCTTCGGTGCTAA
- the LOC101876530 gene encoding acylamino-acid-releasing enzyme, with translation MASRTQQGTEAARSPTACYWELSQFPAITGAALGAAAGAQSFQLYTECSRPDLPRRRLLRFSRHYSLHRTGNGGLTVSRAALSTEINNQLLSRDSPTGQHRAVLSRCPQQGHELLEVWGSSGRSHSVDLTALGKHGEVYTEGPFACLAWSHSETQLLYVAERSRPKRWAPCAWDVPGAARPAEEVEDEEEQFVYHEDWGEALSTRSVPVLCALDLESSSLSVLEGIPEHLSPGQALWSPGDHGVVFVGWWHEPFRLGLSACSNRRSGIFHLDLSSRSCELLSAEHGAAFSPRLSPDGRRLLYLEGDVGGPHRQCLRLCMVSMLTWQTRQTVTVLDVVQEPTEGESFAGLFTEVLPLRCWAADSQRVVLSTPQRSRTDLLLVDTEAATVTNLTAGSPEGCWELLTLQWDLLVATCSAPHHPPSLVVAVLPPAGQELPLCWVPVEDTPIVPAVTWKTLTVRPPCSGQSPAVHSTQAFEALLLSPPDSMAPHPLVVCPHGGPHAVFDARWRPGMAALCWLGFAVLLVNYRGSLGFGQASISSLLSRVGEQDVADTQLAVEQALHSEPLDPHRLALLAGSHGAFIALHLLTHEPKRYRACALRSPVSNLPALLGTSDIPDWRYTSLGLPYSFERVPHAEEVATMLLRSPIAQAARVQTPVLLCVGARDRRVSPTQAVELYRVLRARGVPVRLLWYPQGGHALAGVEMEADVFKNCAQWLLQHVGLP, from the exons atggccTCCAGGACCCAGCAGGGCACAGAG GCTGCCCGCAGCCCCACCGCCTGCTACTGGGAGCTGAGCCAGTTCCCAGCCATCACGGGCGCCGCGCTCGGGGCCGCTGCAGGGGCACAGAGCTTCCAGCTCTACACCG AATGCAGTCGTCCTGACCTGCCCCGCCGCCGGCTCCTGCGGTTCAGCCGCCACTACAGCCTGCACCGTACAGGCAATGGTGGCCTCACCGTCAGCCGGGCAGCGCTCAGCACCGAGATCAACAACCA GCTCCTGAGCCGGGATTCACCCACCGGGCAGCACCGCGCCGTGCTCAGCCGCTGCCCACAGCAGGGCCATGAGCTGCTGGAG gtgtggggcagcagtgggcgCAGCCACAGTGTGGACCTCACGGCGCTGGGGAAGCATGGGGAGGTCTACACAGAGG GGCCCTTTGCCTGCCTGGCGTGGTCCCACTCAGAGACACAGCTGCTCTATGTGGCCGAGAGAAGCCGACCCAAACgatgggcaccctgtgcctgggATGTGCCAGGAGCAGCCAGGCCGGCAGAGGAGGTCGAGGATGAGGAG gagcagttTGTGTACCACGAGGACTGGGGGGAGGCACTGAGCACCCGCAGCGTGCCCGTCCTCTGCGCCCTGGacctggagagcagcagcctctCGGTGCTGGAGGGCATCCCAGAGCACCTCTCCCCTGGCCAG GCCCTGTGGTCCCCGGGTGACCACGGTGTGGTGTTCGTGGGCTGGTGGCATGAGCCCTTCCGCCTGGGGCTGAGCGCCTGCTCTAACAGGAG GTCAGGGATTTTCCACCTGGAcctgagcagcaggagctgcg agctgctgtcagcCGAGCATGGAGCTGCCTTCTCCCCACGGCTGAGCCCCGACGGCAGGCGCCTGCTCTACCTGGAGGGTGATGTGGGGGGCCCGCATCGGCAGTGCCTGCGCCTGTGCATGGTGAGCATG CTCACCTGGCAGACGAGGCAGACAGTGACAGTGCTTGATGTGGTGCAGGAGCCCACGGAGGGTGAGT CCTTCGCAGGGCTGTTCACGGAGGTGCTGCCCCTGCGGTGCTGGGCGGCTGACAGCCAGCGagtggtgctgagcaccccaCAGCGCAGCCGCACT GACCTGCTGCTGGTGGACACGGAGGCAGCCACCGTCACCAACCTGACGGCAG GGTCACCCGAagggtgctgggagctgctcacCCTCCAGTGGGACCTGCTGGTGGCCACATGCTCAGCACCACACCACCCGCCTAGCCTG GTAGTGGCGGTGCTGCCACCGGCGGGCCAGGAGCTGCCGCTCTGCTGGGTGCCGGTGGAGGACACCCCAATAGTGCCCGCTGTCACCTGGAAGACCCTGACAGTCCGGCCCCCCTGCAGTGGGCAGAGCCCAGCTGTGCACA GCACCCAGGCTTTTGAGGCCCTGCTGCTGAGCCCACCAGACAGCATGGCACCGCACCCCCTCGTTGTGTGTCCCCATG GTGGCCCCCATGCCGTCTTCGATGCCCGATGGCGCCCAGGCATGGCCGCgctgtgctggctgggcttTGCTGTGCTCCTGG TGAACTACCGTGGCTCCCTGGGCTTCGGCCAGGCCAGCATCAGCTCCCTGCTGTCCCGAGTGGGTGAACAGGATGTGGCAGACACCCAG CTGGCAGTGGAGCAGGCACTGCACAGTGAGCCCCTGGACCCACACcgcctggccctgctggctggTTCCCATGGAGCCTTCATCGCCCTCCACCTCCTCACCCATGAGCCCAAGCGCTACCGAGCCTGTGCCCTGCGCAGCCCCGTTTCCAACCTGCCTGCACTGCTTGGGACTTCCGACATCCCTGACTG GCGCTACACCTCCCTGGGGCTGCCCTACTCCTTTGAGCGGGTGCCACACGCTGAGGAGGTGGCCACCATGCTGCTGCGCTCGCCCATTGCCCAGGCAGCGCGG gtgCAGACGCcggtgctgctgtgtgtgggtGCCCGGGACCGGCGAGTCAGCCCCACGCAGGCAGTGGAGCTCTACCGGGTGCTGCGGGCCAGGGGGGTGCCCGTGCG gctgctgtggtACCCACAGGGGGGCCATGCACTAGCCGGCGTGGAGATGGAGGCTGATGTCTTCAAGAACTGTGCCCAGTGGCTCCTTCAGCACGTGGGGCTGCCTTGA
- the MST1 gene encoding hepatocyte growth factor-like protein, whose amino-acid sequence MQPVLGVLALAAALASGRRSPLNDFQRLRATELLARPADPTLPPPEQGSEELCARRCATSLACRAFHHDRQSQLCQLLPWTQHSPHIQLQKNIHYDLYQKKVFLRDCIVDNGSSYRGTRAVTEKGLRCQHWQATTPHDHRFLPSPHNGLEENYCRNPDRDKRGPWCYTVDPNIRHQSCGIKKCEDAVCMTCNGEDYRGTVDHTESGTECQRWDMQHPHKHPYHPHKYPDKGLDDNYCRNPDSSERPWCYTIDPRREREYCRIRVCTEKRPRPLNVTTNCFRGKGEGYRGRVNVTVSGIPCQRWDAQVPHQHHFTPEKYPCKDLQENYCRNPDGSEAPWCFTARSTVRIAFCFHIRRCPDELGAQECYHGHGEHYRGYVSKTRKGITCQPWAAQTPHVPQISPLTHPEAHLEENYCRNPDNDSHGPWCYTMDPRTPFDYCAIKPCSGSAVPSVLENADTVAFKECGQRDERLQLKGRIVGGQPGNSPWTVSIRNRAGVHFCGGTLVKEQWVISTRQCFSSCDADLTGYEVHLGTLFKDPGPGDPDLQTIPIARIVCGPSESQLVMLKLARPATLNKRVALICLPPERYIVPAGTVCEIAGWGETRGTADGGVLNVAWLPVLSHGECNAALRGRVKDSELCTAPLRAGVGACEGDYGGPLACLTANCWVLEGVITPSRVCARTDQPALFIRVSLYVDWIYKVMKMG is encoded by the exons ATGCAGCCCGTGCTGGGGGTCCTCGCCCTGGCCGCGGCCCTGGCCTCAG GCCGCCGTTCCCCCCTCAATGATTTCCAGCGCCTGCGAGCCACCGAGCTGCTGGCAAGGCCTGCAGACCCAACGCTGCCACCGCCAGAGCAGGGCTCGGAGGAGCTGTGTGCCCGGCGCTGTGCCACCAGCCTGGCCTGCCG GGCTTTCCACCACGACCGGCAGAGCCAGCTGtgccagctgctgccctggaCCCAGCACTCGCCACACATCCAGCTGCAGAAGAACATCCACTATGACCTGTACCAGAAGAAAG tCTTCCTGCGGGACTGCATTGTGGACAATGGCTCCAGTTACCGCGGCACACGGGCTGTGACGGAGAAGGGTCTGCGCTGCCAGCACTGGCAAGCCACAACACCCCATGACCACAG gttcCTACCATCACCCCATAATGGTCTAGAGGAGAATTACTGCCGCAATCCAGACCGGGACAAGCGGGGCCCGTGGTGTTACACCGTTGACCCCAACATCCGACACCAGAGTTGTGGCATCAAGAAGTGTGAGGATG CCGTCTGCATGACCTGCAACGGGGAGGACTACCGCGGCACTGTGGATCACACCGAGTCAGGGACAGAGTGCCAGCGCTGGGACATGCAGCACCCACACAAGCACCCCTACCATCCCCACAA GTACCCTGACAAGGGGCTGGATGACAACTACTGCCGCAACCCCGACAGCTCGGAACGGCCCTGGTGCTACACCATCGACCCCAGGCGGGAGCGCGAGTACTGCCGCATCCGCGTGTGCA CAGAGAAACGCCCGCGGCCCCTCAACGTCACCACCAACTGCTTCAGGGGCAAAGGCGAAGGCTACCGGGGACGGGTGAACGTCACCGTGTCAGGGATCCCCTGCCAGCGCTGGGACGCCCAGGTCCCCCACCAGCACCACTTCACACCCGAGAAGTACCCCTGCAA GGACCTGCAAGAGAACTACTGCCGCAACCCTGATGGCTCAGAGGCTCCGTGGTGCTTCACTGCCCGCTCCACTGTCCGCATCGCTTTCTGCTTCCACATCCGCCGCTGCCCTGATGAGCTGGGTGCCCAAG AGTGCTACCATGGCCATGGTGAGCACTACCGTGGTTACGTCAGCAAGACACGAAAAGGCATCACCTGCCAGCCATGGGCTGCCCAGACACCCCACGTGCCCCA GATCTCACCTCTCACCCACCCTGAAGCGCACCTGGAGGAGAACTACTGCCGCAACCCCGATAATGACAGCCATGGCCCCTGGTGCTACACCATGGACCCCCGCACCCCTTTTGACTATTGTGCCATCAAGCCCTGCT CTGGCAGCGCAGTGCCCTCTGTCCTGGAGAATGCAG ACACAGTGGCCTTCAAGGAGTGTGGCCAGCGGGATGAGAGGTTGCAGCTGAAAGGGCGCATTGTTGGTGGCCAGCCTGGCAACTCGCCCTGGACTGTCAGCATCCGCAACCG GGCTGGTGTGCACTTCTGCGGGGGAACCCTGGTGAAGGAGCAGTGGGTGATCAGCACACGACAGTGCTTCTCCTCCTG TGATGCTGACCTCACGGGCTATGAGGTGCACCTGGGGACGCTCTTCAAGGACCCCGGTCCTGGGGACCCGGACCTACAGACCATCCCCATTGCACGGATCGTCTGTGGCCCCTCTGAGTCCCAGCTGGTGATGCTGAAGCTGGCAAG GCCAGCGACTCTAAACAAGCGCGTGGCCCTGATCTGTCTCCCACCTGAGCGCTATATTGTGCCTGCGGGCACCGTCTGCGAGATCGCCGGCTGGGGGGAGACCAGAG GCACGGCGGACGGTGGTGTACTGAACGTGGCGTGGCTGCCGGTGCTGTCTCATGGCGAGTGCAATGCGGCTCTGCGCGGACGTGTGAAGGACAGCgagctctgcacagccccaCTGCGTGCTGGTGTGGGGGCCTGCGAG GGAGATTACGGGGGGCCACTGGCTTGCCTCACTGCCAACTGCTGGGTGCTGGAGGGGGTGATCACCCCATCCCGTGTCTGCGCCCGCACTGACCAGCCTGCCCTCTTCATCCGTGTGTCGCTCTACGTTGACTGGATCTACAAGGTGATGAAGATGGGCTGA